A stretch of the Streptomyces venezuelae genome encodes the following:
- a CDS encoding dihydrolipoamide acetyltransferase family protein has protein sequence MPDVGEGLTEAEILKWYVQPGDTVTDGQVVCEVETAKAAVELPIPFDGVVHELRFAEGTTVDVGQVIISVAVGGDGAGAAEAAAPVAEPVAAAVAAAPAEAPAEEAAPARQPVLVGYGVSQGSTKRRPRKAGSPAAVAGQAAQAGFAAAAPAATPAPAGAALAPAPAAVLNGTGTGNGNGDGFATATTTGERPLAKPPVRKLAKDLGIDLALVVPTGEGGIVTREDVHAAAAAAAAPAAPASRNGTAAAAQAATTAQAAPAQAPAEAPAPVAAGARETRIPVKGVRKVTAQAMVGSAFTAPHVTEFITFDVTRTMKLVQELKQDPDMAGLRINPLLLIAKAVLVAIRRNPDVNASWDEAAQEIVLKHYVNLGIAAATPRGLIVPNIKDAHAKTLPELSQALSELVATAREGKTSPADMQGGTLTITNVGVFGVDTGTPILNPGESAILAVGAIKLQPWVHKGKVKPRQVTTLALSFDHRLIDGELGSRFLADIAAVLENPKRLITWS, from the coding sequence ATGCCCGATGTGGGCGAGGGCCTCACCGAGGCCGAAATCCTCAAGTGGTACGTCCAGCCGGGCGACACGGTCACCGACGGCCAGGTCGTCTGTGAGGTCGAGACGGCGAAGGCGGCGGTGGAGCTGCCCATTCCGTTCGACGGAGTGGTCCACGAGCTCCGGTTCGCCGAGGGCACCACGGTCGACGTCGGCCAGGTGATCATCTCGGTGGCGGTGGGCGGCGACGGCGCCGGCGCCGCCGAGGCGGCGGCTCCGGTTGCCGAGCCCGTGGCTGCGGCTGTGGCTGCGGCTCCGGCCGAGGCTCCGGCCGAGGAGGCCGCCCCGGCCCGCCAGCCCGTGCTGGTCGGCTACGGCGTCTCGCAGGGCTCGACCAAGCGGCGCCCGCGCAAGGCGGGCTCGCCCGCGGCCGTCGCGGGCCAGGCCGCCCAGGCCGGCTTCGCCGCCGCCGCGCCCGCAGCCACCCCGGCCCCGGCCGGAGCGGCGCTGGCGCCGGCCCCCGCCGCGGTGCTGAACGGCACCGGCACCGGCAATGGCAACGGGGACGGCTTCGCCACCGCGACCACGACCGGTGAGCGCCCGCTCGCCAAGCCGCCGGTGCGCAAGCTCGCCAAGGACCTCGGGATCGACCTGGCGCTGGTGGTCCCCACCGGCGAGGGCGGCATCGTGACCCGCGAGGACGTGCACGCGGCGGCGGCAGCCGCAGCCGCCCCGGCCGCCCCCGCGAGCCGGAACGGTACGGCAGCCGCGGCTCAGGCCGCCACCACGGCCCAGGCCGCGCCCGCCCAGGCTCCGGCCGAGGCTCCGGCTCCGGTTGCGGCCGGCGCCCGCGAGACCCGTATCCCGGTCAAGGGCGTCCGCAAGGTCACCGCCCAGGCGATGGTCGGCTCCGCCTTCACCGCCCCGCACGTCACCGAGTTCATCACCTTCGACGTGACCCGGACGATGAAGCTCGTACAGGAGCTCAAGCAGGACCCGGACATGGCCGGGCTGCGGATCAACCCGCTCCTGCTCATCGCCAAGGCCGTCCTGGTCGCGATCCGCCGCAACCCGGACGTCAACGCGTCCTGGGACGAGGCCGCCCAGGAGATCGTCCTCAAGCACTACGTCAACCTCGGGATCGCCGCGGCGACCCCGCGCGGGCTGATCGTCCCCAACATCAAGGACGCACACGCCAAGACGCTGCCGGAGCTCTCCCAGGCCCTGTCCGAGCTGGTCGCGACGGCCCGGGAGGGCAAGACCTCCCCGGCGGACATGCAGGGCGGCACCCTCACCATCACCAACGTCGGCGTCTTCGGCGTCGACACCGGTACGCCCATCCTGAACCCCGGCGAGTCCGCGATCCTCGCGGTCGGCGCGATCAAGCTCCAGCCGTGGGTCCACAAGGGCAAGGTGAAGCCCCGTCAGGTGACCACCCTGGCCCTGTCCTTCGACCACCGCCTGATCGACGGCGAACTCGGCTCCAGGTTCCTCGCGGACATCGCGGCGGTCCTGGAAAACCCGAAGCGCCTGATCACCTGGTCCTGA
- a CDS encoding protein kinase domain-containing protein → MSQDGTQGRYAGRSLAGGRYQLRDLLGEGGMASVYLAYDAALDRQVAIKTLHSELGREQSFRERFRREAQAVAKLSHTNIVSVFDTGEGDLDGTMMPYIVMEYVEGKPLGSVLQADIAQYGAMPADKALKVTADVLAALETSHDVGLVHRDIKPGNVMVTKRGVVKVMDFGIARAMQSGVTSMTQTGMVVGTPQYLSPEQALGRGVDARSDLYSVGIMLFQLLTGRLPFDADSPLAIAYAHVQEEPVAPSAINRSVSPAMDALVARALKKNPNERFPTAAAMRDEIARVASAGQTGAPVIVQGGPVNSGAGVGSAVFPPVDSSLPQPPPQAVQQPYQPSPYATPAPQQHTPPVAQHTPPPMAQQGYAYPPQHQTPPPVQQGYAPQTPPPFTISPVAPPPARSGGAAADGRRNMPVVVGAIAVALLAIGGLIAVVSMNGDDDPEGGQTPNAQGGTGTPAATGGATASGSAKAGHKGPDPSRTIEPEKCKDAYKDWNDPKKVTAPDFRYKNIRSVKECIQAAGWKYKLQERDEAAYGQDTVLEQLPAAGTSVSKTETEFTLVVSTGNPQ, encoded by the coding sequence ATGAGCCAGGACGGCACTCAGGGCCGGTACGCAGGCCGTTCCCTGGCCGGTGGCCGTTATCAGCTAAGGGATTTGCTCGGCGAGGGCGGTATGGCGTCCGTCTATCTCGCCTACGACGCGGCGCTCGACCGGCAGGTGGCCATCAAGACCCTGCACAGCGAGCTCGGGCGCGAGCAGTCCTTCCGCGAGCGGTTCCGCCGCGAAGCCCAGGCTGTAGCGAAACTGTCGCACACCAACATCGTGTCCGTGTTCGACACCGGTGAGGGCGATCTGGACGGCACGATGATGCCGTACATCGTCATGGAGTACGTCGAGGGCAAGCCGCTGGGCTCGGTGCTGCAGGCGGACATCGCCCAGTACGGCGCGATGCCGGCGGACAAGGCACTGAAGGTGACGGCCGATGTGTTGGCCGCACTGGAGACCAGCCACGACGTCGGCCTGGTGCACCGTGACATCAAGCCGGGCAACGTCATGGTGACCAAGCGCGGTGTGGTCAAGGTGATGGACTTCGGCATCGCCCGTGCGATGCAGTCCGGGGTCACCTCGATGACCCAGACCGGCATGGTGGTCGGCACCCCGCAGTACCTGTCGCCGGAGCAGGCCCTGGGGCGCGGCGTGGACGCCCGCTCCGACCTGTACTCGGTCGGCATCATGCTCTTCCAGCTGCTGACCGGACGGCTGCCGTTCGACGCGGACTCGCCGCTGGCGATCGCGTACGCGCACGTCCAGGAGGAGCCGGTCGCCCCGTCCGCCATCAACCGGTCCGTCTCTCCGGCGATGGACGCGCTGGTGGCGCGGGCGCTGAAGAAGAACCCGAACGAGCGCTTCCCCACGGCGGCGGCGATGCGCGACGAGATCGCGCGGGTGGCGTCGGCCGGGCAGACCGGGGCGCCGGTGATCGTCCAGGGCGGCCCCGTGAACAGCGGGGCGGGGGTCGGCTCGGCCGTGTTCCCGCCGGTGGACTCCTCGCTTCCGCAGCCGCCGCCGCAGGCGGTGCAGCAGCCGTACCAGCCTTCTCCGTACGCGACCCCGGCACCGCAGCAGCACACCCCGCCCGTGGCACAGCACACCCCGCCGCCCATGGCGCAGCAGGGCTACGCCTACCCGCCGCAGCACCAGACCCCGCCGCCGGTACAGCAGGGCTATGCCCCGCAGACCCCGCCGCCGTTCACCATCTCGCCGGTGGCCCCGCCGCCGGCCCGGTCGGGCGGCGCCGCGGCCGACGGGCGCCGCAACATGCCGGTGGTGGTCGGCGCCATTGCGGTGGCGCTGCTGGCGATCGGCGGTCTGATCGCGGTGGTGTCGATGAACGGGGACGACGACCCGGAGGGCGGGCAGACGCCCAACGCCCAGGGCGGCACCGGCACTCCGGCGGCCACCGGCGGCGCCACGGCCTCCGGATCGGCCAAGGCGGGCCACAAGGGTCCCGACCCCTCCCGGACCATCGAGCCGGAGAAGTGCAAGGACGCGTACAAGGACTGGAACGACCCGAAGAAGGTCACCGCTCCCGACTTCCGGTACAAGAACATCCGGTCGGTGAAGGAGTGCATCCAGGCGGCCGGCTGGAAGTACAAGCTGCAGGAGCGGGACGAGGCGGCGTACGGCCAGGACACGGTGCTGGAACAGCTGCCGGCGGCCGGCACCAGCGTGTCGAAGACGGAGACGGAATTCACCCTGGTCGTGTCCACCGGCAACCCGCAGTAG
- the pdhA gene encoding pyruvate dehydrogenase (acetyl-transferring) E1 component subunit alpha, producing the protein MTVESTAARKPRRSSGTKRAAAGASTRKSADSAAAAAQSAEPQLVQLLTPEGERVENAQNAEFLPYVSDITAEDLRGLYRDMVLTRRFDGEATALQRQGELGLWASLLGQEAAQIGSGRALREDDYVFPTYREHGVAWCRDVDPTNLLGMFRGVNHGGWDPTVNNFHLYTIVIGSQTLHATGYAMGVAKDGADSAVIAYFGDGASSQGDVNEAFTFSAVYNAPVVFFCQNNQWAISEPTERQMRVPLYQRAAGFGFPGVRVDGNDVLACLAVTRWALERARRGDGPTLVEAFTYRMGAHTTSDDPTRYRRDEERAAWEAKDPIERLKAHLLASGDADEEFFAALEAESEQLGKRVREVVRAMPDPDTMAIFENVYADGHALVDEERAQFAAYLASFEEGH; encoded by the coding sequence GTGACCGTGGAGAGCACTGCCGCGCGCAAGCCGCGACGCAGCAGCGGCACCAAGCGAGCGGCGGCCGGGGCAAGCACCCGCAAGTCCGCCGACAGCGCCGCCGCAGCCGCTCAGAGTGCCGAGCCCCAGCTCGTACAGCTGCTGACACCCGAAGGGGAACGGGTCGAGAACGCGCAGAACGCGGAGTTCCTCCCCTACGTTTCCGACATCACCGCCGAGGACCTGCGCGGGCTCTACCGCGACATGGTCCTGACCCGCCGCTTCGACGGGGAGGCGACCGCCCTCCAGCGCCAGGGCGAGCTGGGCCTGTGGGCCTCGCTGCTCGGCCAGGAGGCCGCCCAGATCGGCTCCGGCCGGGCGCTGCGGGAGGACGACTACGTGTTCCCGACGTACCGCGAACACGGTGTGGCCTGGTGCCGCGATGTCGACCCGACCAACCTGCTGGGCATGTTCCGCGGTGTGAACCACGGCGGCTGGGACCCCACCGTCAACAACTTCCACCTGTACACGATCGTCATCGGCTCGCAGACCCTGCACGCCACCGGTTACGCGATGGGCGTGGCCAAGGACGGCGCGGATTCCGCGGTGATCGCGTACTTCGGCGACGGCGCGTCCAGCCAGGGCGACGTCAACGAGGCCTTCACCTTCTCGGCGGTCTACAACGCCCCCGTGGTGTTCTTCTGCCAGAACAACCAGTGGGCGATCTCCGAGCCCACCGAGCGCCAGATGCGCGTCCCGCTCTACCAGCGGGCCGCCGGCTTCGGCTTCCCGGGCGTCCGGGTGGACGGCAACGACGTCCTGGCCTGCCTGGCCGTGACCCGCTGGGCCCTGGAGCGGGCCCGCCGCGGCGACGGTCCGACCCTGGTCGAGGCCTTCACCTACCGGATGGGTGCCCACACCACCTCCGACGACCCGACCCGCTACCGGCGGGACGAGGAGCGCGCGGCCTGGGAGGCGAAGGACCCGATCGAGCGCCTGAAGGCGCACCTGCTGGCCAGCGGTGACGCCGACGAGGAGTTCTTCGCCGCGCTGGAGGCGGAGAGCGAGCAGCTGGGCAAGCGGGTGCGTGAGGTCGTGCGCGCGATGCCCGACCCGGACACGATGGCGATCTTCGAGAACGTCTACGCGGACGGGCATGCGCTGGTGGACGAGGAGCGCGCCCAGTTCGCGGCCTACCTCGCGTCGTTCGAGGAAGGGCACTGA
- a CDS encoding protein kinase domain-containing protein — protein sequence MAPEPEAGGAGMAEDPSHWGAGGLVGDGRYRLTHRLGRGGMAEVFAAEDVRLGRTVAVKLLRADLAEDPVAKARFTREAQSVAGLNHHAVVAVYDSGEDRVGPNTVPYIVMELVEGRTIRDLLMSAEAPGPEQALIIVSGVLEALAYSHQHGIVHRDIKPANVIITHGGAVKVMDFGIARALHGAQSTMTQTGMVMGTPQYLSPEQALGKAVDHRSDLYATGCLLYELLALRPPFTGETPLSVVYQHVQDAPVPPSQLGTGVPPELDGLVMRSLAKDPDDRFQSAEEMRGLVQYGLQMLQEQGANTGTWNTGPVTMALPHGRGPAATTAMPMGGTGPQPGYPSHGSTSQFQQPMVPPLNPDDGSAFPGGGGGGGYYDNGHGGYGNGDGRGGGRWKVWLFAVLAVIAIAAGVVFALDKAGDKGTPGNDVTTSQTPTTPQQSTPSTPETEPSEESREPSRRTDSWTPSTPGRTRSHTPSSSPSVSPSPSVSQSTDPTDGPTTPVPPTKSKPPTTSPTKSPENPPPDPDDNAGSSEE from the coding sequence ATGGCACCGGAACCCGAGGCAGGTGGCGCCGGGATGGCCGAGGATCCGTCGCACTGGGGAGCGGGCGGCCTGGTGGGCGACGGCCGTTACCGGCTCACCCACCGGCTCGGCCGGGGCGGCATGGCGGAGGTGTTCGCCGCCGAGGACGTACGGCTGGGGCGCACCGTCGCCGTCAAGCTGCTGCGCGCCGACCTTGCCGAGGACCCGGTCGCCAAGGCCCGCTTCACGCGTGAGGCGCAGTCGGTGGCCGGTCTCAACCACCATGCGGTGGTCGCCGTCTACGACTCGGGCGAGGACCGGGTCGGACCGAACACCGTCCCCTACATCGTGATGGAACTGGTCGAGGGCCGCACCATCCGCGACCTGCTGATGAGCGCCGAGGCCCCGGGCCCCGAGCAGGCGCTCATCATCGTCTCGGGTGTGCTGGAGGCGCTCGCCTACTCCCACCAGCACGGCATCGTGCACCGCGACATCAAGCCGGCCAACGTCATCATCACCCACGGCGGTGCGGTGAAGGTGATGGACTTCGGCATCGCGCGCGCCCTGCACGGCGCGCAGTCGACGATGACTCAGACCGGCATGGTCATGGGCACCCCCCAGTACCTGTCGCCGGAACAGGCCCTCGGCAAGGCCGTGGACCACCGCAGCGACCTGTACGCCACCGGCTGTCTGCTCTACGAACTCCTTGCGCTGCGACCGCCCTTCACCGGCGAGACCCCGCTCTCGGTGGTCTACCAGCACGTCCAGGACGCGCCGGTGCCGCCCTCGCAGCTCGGCACCGGGGTGCCGCCCGAGCTCGACGGCCTGGTCATGCGCTCGCTGGCCAAGGACCCGGACGACCGGTTCCAGAGCGCCGAGGAGATGCGCGGGCTGGTCCAGTACGGGCTCCAGATGCTCCAGGAGCAGGGCGCCAACACCGGCACCTGGAACACCGGGCCGGTCACCATGGCGCTGCCGCACGGGCGCGGTCCGGCGGCCACCACCGCCATGCCGATGGGCGGCACCGGCCCGCAGCCCGGTTATCCCTCGCACGGCAGCACCTCGCAGTTCCAGCAGCCGATGGTGCCCCCGCTCAACCCGGACGACGGCTCGGCCTTTCCCGGCGGGGGCGGTGGCGGCGGTTATTACGACAACGGTCACGGCGGGTACGGCAATGGCGACGGACGCGGCGGCGGTCGCTGGAAGGTGTGGCTGTTCGCGGTCCTCGCGGTGATCGCCATCGCCGCGGGAGTGGTCTTCGCCCTGGACAAGGCGGGGGACAAGGGGACGCCCGGAAACGACGTCACGACGAGCCAGACCCCCACCACTCCGCAGCAGAGCACGCCGAGCACCCCGGAGACGGAGCCGTCCGAGGAGAGCCGCGAGCCGTCCCGGCGGACGGACAGCTGGACGCCGTCGACCCCGGGCCGGACCCGGAGCCACACGCCGAGCTCCAGCCCGTCGGTGTCGCCCTCGCCTTCGGTCTCGCAGAGCACCGACCCGACCGACGGCCCGACGACCCCGGTGCCGCCGACGAAGTCGAAGCCGCCGACGACCTCGCCGACCAAGAGCCCGGAGAACCCGCCGCCGGATCCGGACGACAACGCGGGCAGCTCCGAGGAGTAG
- a CDS encoding pyridoxamine 5'-phosphate oxidase family protein: MSPEERHAIELLCRVPYGRVATSMRALPFLAVARHIVMDGRVVLRMHGGFGYHQACNGSVVAYGADNVNSGDSRLWSVQFTGTARIVEPTTDELELFGPVPHFVDGAVFDPVYMRIEPQFVTVHRLAGHPDREYQHAL, translated from the coding sequence ATGTCACCGGAGGAACGTCACGCCATCGAACTGCTGTGCCGGGTGCCGTACGGCCGGGTGGCCACCAGCATGCGCGCGCTGCCCTTCCTCGCCGTCGCCCGCCACATCGTGATGGACGGCCGGGTCGTCCTGAGAATGCACGGCGGCTTCGGCTACCACCAGGCCTGCAACGGAAGCGTCGTCGCGTACGGGGCCGACAACGTCAATTCCGGTGATTCCCGGCTGTGGTCCGTCCAGTTCACCGGGACCGCGCGGATTGTCGAGCCGACCACCGACGAACTGGAACTCTTCGGTCCGGTACCGCATTTCGTGGACGGAGCCGTCTTCGACCCGGTCTACATGCGGATCGAGCCGCAGTTCGTCACCGTGCACCGGCTGGCCGGCCACCCCGATCGGGAGTACCAGCACGCCCTCTGA
- a CDS encoding ABC transporter ATP-binding protein: protein MSDQHHSQQPQPVLQLQQLTRVHGSGATEVHALRGIDLAVYPGELVAVMGPSGSGKSTLLTLAGGLDTPTGGRVIVEGTDITTANRKQLAALRRRSIGYVFQDYNLIPALTAAENVALPRELDGVSARKARVSALAALEEMGLGQLADRFPDEMSGGQQQRVAIARALVGDRRLVLADEPTGALDSETGESVLALLRARCDAGAAGILVTHEPRFAAWADRVVFLRDGNVVDETLRTEADSLLTGRAAGR from the coding sequence ATGTCCGACCAGCACCATTCCCAGCAGCCGCAGCCCGTGCTGCAACTGCAGCAGCTCACCCGCGTGCACGGCAGCGGAGCCACCGAGGTGCACGCCCTGCGCGGCATCGACCTCGCCGTGTACCCCGGCGAACTGGTGGCCGTCATGGGCCCGTCCGGCTCCGGCAAGTCCACGCTGCTCACCCTGGCCGGCGGCCTGGACACGCCGACCGGCGGCCGGGTGATCGTCGAGGGCACCGACATCACCACCGCCAACCGCAAGCAGCTGGCGGCCCTGCGCCGCCGCAGCATCGGCTACGTCTTCCAGGACTACAACCTCATACCGGCCCTGACCGCCGCGGAAAACGTGGCCCTGCCCCGCGAGCTGGACGGGGTCTCCGCCCGCAAGGCCCGGGTCTCCGCGCTCGCCGCGCTGGAGGAGATGGGCCTCGGACAGCTCGCCGACCGGTTTCCCGACGAGATGTCCGGCGGCCAGCAGCAGCGCGTGGCCATCGCCCGCGCCCTGGTCGGCGACCGCCGCCTGGTCCTCGCCGACGAACCCACCGGAGCCCTGGACTCCGAGACCGGAGAATCCGTCCTCGCCCTGCTGCGGGCCCGCTGCGATGCCGGCGCGGCCGGCATCCTGGTCACCCACGAGCCCCGGTTCGCGGCCTGGGCGGACCGGGTGGTCTTCCTCCGCGACGGCAACGTGGTCGACGAGACCCTGCGCACCGAGGCCGACAGCCTGCTCACCGGGCGGGCGGCCGGCCGGTGA
- a CDS encoding PPOX class F420-dependent oxidoreductase, translating into MTVALNDAVRKLLDAPHPAVLSTLNPDGSPQTSVVWVSRDGEDVLVSTEQGRRKAQNIARDPRVSVTVFDLSNPFLYAELRGEATVTEDTDRTVVHRIAAEYLGPDGGKGFVASLPAEPRVVVRITPRRVLDNAASA; encoded by the coding sequence ATGACCGTTGCCCTGAACGATGCCGTAAGGAAGCTGCTGGACGCCCCGCACCCGGCCGTCCTGTCCACCCTCAACCCCGATGGCAGCCCGCAGACTTCGGTGGTCTGGGTGAGCCGGGACGGTGAGGACGTGCTCGTCTCGACCGAGCAGGGGCGCCGCAAGGCGCAGAACATCGCCCGCGACCCCCGGGTCAGCGTGACCGTCTTCGACCTGTCCAACCCCTTCCTCTACGCCGAGTTGCGCGGCGAGGCGACCGTCACGGAGGACACCGACCGCACGGTGGTCCACCGCATCGCCGCCGAGTACCTCGGACCGGACGGCGGCAAGGGCTTCGTGGCTTCGCTGCCGGCGGAGCCGCGGGTGGTCGTGAGGATCACCCCGCGCCGAGTCCTCGACAACGCCGCGTCCGCCTAG
- a CDS encoding PadR family transcriptional regulator, with protein MSIRHGLLALLERGPRYGSQLRTEFESRTGSTWPLNVGQVYTTLSRLERDGLVAPGGEDDAGHTLYAITEAGRTELHSWYERPVDRTHPPRDELSIKLAMAVGAPGVDIRAVIQAQRHATIKAMQDYTRLKAQALAAIESGQSRERDDVAWLLVLEQLIFQTEAEARWLDHSETRLVRLSVLADRRAEADPPQATTAGPVGTSGTAVTSGAAGTAGTAATGAAATATTSAPTSSPTSTARPAARTPRG; from the coding sequence ATGTCGATCCGCCACGGCCTTCTCGCCCTGCTGGAACGCGGCCCTCGGTACGGCTCCCAACTGCGTACCGAGTTCGAGTCGCGCACCGGCTCCACCTGGCCGCTCAACGTCGGGCAGGTCTATACGACCCTGTCCCGGCTGGAGCGCGACGGACTCGTCGCGCCCGGCGGCGAGGACGATGCCGGCCACACCCTCTACGCCATCACCGAGGCCGGCCGTACCGAACTGCACTCCTGGTACGAGCGGCCCGTCGACCGCACCCACCCGCCCCGCGACGAGCTCTCCATCAAGCTCGCCATGGCCGTCGGCGCTCCCGGTGTGGACATCCGCGCCGTGATCCAGGCCCAGCGGCACGCCACGATCAAGGCGATGCAGGACTACACCCGGCTCAAGGCGCAGGCACTCGCCGCGATCGAGAGCGGGCAGTCCCGGGAGCGGGACGACGTGGCCTGGCTGCTCGTGCTGGAACAGCTGATCTTCCAGACCGAGGCCGAGGCGCGCTGGCTCGACCACTCCGAAACCAGGCTGGTACGGCTCTCCGTCCTGGCCGACCGGAGGGCCGAAGCCGATCCGCCCCAGGCCACCACCGCCGGTCCCGTCGGTACGTCCGGCACCGCCGTTACGTCCGGCGCCGCCGGCACCGCCGGCACCGCCGCCACCGGGGCCGCCGCCACCGCGACGACCTCTGCCCCTACCTCCAGCCCGACCTCAACCGCTCGGCCTGCGGCCCGTACACCGCGAGGCTGA
- a CDS encoding alpha-ketoacid dehydrogenase subunit beta, producing MTVEKMSIAKALNESLRKALETDPKVLIMGEDVGKLGGVFRITDGLQKDFGEERVIDTPLAESGIVGTAIGLALRGYRPVVEIQFDGFVFPAYDQIVTQLAKMHARALGKVKMPVVIRIPYAGGIGAVEHHSESPEALFAHVPGLKVVSPSTPSDAYWMLQQAIQSDDPVIFFEPKRRYWDKGEVDVEAIPGALHEARVALAGTDITLAAYGPMVKVCLEAAAAAAEEGKSVEVVDLRSMSPIDFDGLQRSVEKTRRLVVVHEAPVFLGVGSEIAARITERCFYHLEAPVLRVGGFHAPYPPARLEDEYLPGLDRVLDAVDRSLAF from the coding sequence ATGACTGTCGAGAAGATGTCGATCGCGAAGGCGCTCAACGAGTCGCTGCGCAAGGCCCTGGAGACGGACCCCAAGGTCCTGATCATGGGTGAGGACGTCGGCAAGCTGGGCGGTGTCTTCCGGATCACCGACGGCCTGCAGAAGGACTTCGGCGAGGAGCGGGTCATCGACACCCCGCTCGCCGAGTCGGGCATCGTCGGCACCGCCATCGGTCTGGCCCTGCGCGGGTACCGGCCGGTCGTGGAGATCCAGTTCGACGGGTTCGTCTTCCCGGCGTACGACCAGATCGTCACGCAGCTGGCGAAGATGCACGCGCGGGCGCTGGGCAAGGTCAAGATGCCGGTCGTCATCCGCATCCCGTACGCGGGCGGCATCGGCGCGGTGGAGCACCACAGCGAGTCGCCCGAGGCGCTGTTCGCGCATGTGCCGGGCCTGAAGGTGGTCTCGCCGAGCACGCCGAGCGATGCGTACTGGATGCTCCAGCAGGCGATCCAGAGCGATGACCCGGTGATCTTCTTCGAGCCGAAGCGGCGCTACTGGGACAAGGGCGAGGTCGACGTCGAGGCGATTCCCGGCGCCCTGCACGAGGCCCGGGTGGCCCTGGCGGGTACGGACATCACCCTGGCCGCGTACGGTCCGATGGTGAAGGTCTGCCTGGAGGCGGCTGCCGCGGCGGCCGAGGAGGGCAAGTCGGTCGAGGTCGTGGACCTGCGCTCGATGTCCCCGATCGACTTCGACGGGCTCCAGCGGTCGGTGGAGAAGACCCGGCGGCTGGTCGTGGTCCACGAGGCCCCGGTCTTCCTGGGTGTGGGTTCGGAGATCGCTGCTCGCATCACGGAGCGGTGCTTCTACCACCTGGAGGCACCGGTGCTGCGGGTCGGCGGCTTCCACGCCCCCTATCCGCCGGCCCGCCTGGAGGACGAGTACCTGCCGGGCCTGGACCGCGTGCTCGACGCCGTCGACCGCTCGCTGGCGTTCTGA
- a CDS encoding response regulator → MREDGKITVFLLDDHEVVRRGVYELLSSESDIEVVGEAGTAADALVRIPATRPDVAVLDVRLPDGSGVEVCREVRSRDEDIKCLMLTSFADDEALFDAIMAGASGYVLKAIRGNELLNAVRDVAAGKSLLDPVATARVLERLRDGKGGKGGKGGKGDDRLANLTEQERKILDLIGEGLTNRVIGERLHLAEKTIKNYVSSLLSKLGMERRSQAAAYVARLQAEKR, encoded by the coding sequence GTGCGCGAAGATGGAAAAATCACGGTATTCCTCCTGGACGACCACGAAGTGGTACGCCGAGGTGTCTACGAGCTGCTCTCGAGCGAATCCGACATCGAGGTGGTGGGCGAGGCCGGAACGGCCGCCGACGCGCTGGTGCGGATCCCCGCGACCCGGCCCGATGTGGCGGTGCTGGACGTGCGGCTGCCGGACGGCAGCGGTGTCGAGGTCTGCCGTGAGGTCCGCTCCCGGGACGAGGACATCAAATGCCTGATGCTGACCTCGTTCGCGGACGACGAGGCCCTGTTCGACGCGATCATGGCGGGTGCCTCCGGGTACGTCCTCAAGGCGATCCGCGGCAATGAGCTGCTGAACGCCGTACGCGACGTCGCCGCCGGGAAGTCCCTGCTGGACCCGGTCGCCACGGCCCGGGTGCTGGAGCGCCTGCGCGACGGCAAGGGCGGCAAGGGCGGCAAGGGCGGCAAGGGGGACGACCGGCTGGCCAATCTCACCGAGCAGGAGCGCAAGATCCTCGACCTGATCGGCGAGGGCCTGACGAACCGGGTGATCGGCGAGCGGCTGCACCTGGCCGAGAAGACCATCAAGAACTACGTCTCCAGCCTGCTGTCCAAGCTGGGCATGGAGCGCCGCTCGCAGGCCGCCGCGTACGTGGCCCGCCTGCAGGCGGAGAAGCGCTGA